GATGGCTTGGAGACCACCAAGATGCTGCGCGCCAACGGCAATGACGTGCCCATCCTGGTGTTGACGGCCCGCGACGCGGTGGGAGATCGCGTCGATGGCCTGGACGCCGGGGCCGACGACTACATGGTCAAGCCGTTCAGCCTCGAGGAGCTGCTCGCCCGGCTGCGGGCGCTCACCCGCCGCTCGCGTCCCGAGTCGCAGCAGGCCAATGAGGTGCTCAGCTTCGCCGACATGACGCTCGACCCGCAGACCCGCGAGGTCACCCGGGGCGGACGCCGGATCAGCCTGACGCGCACCGAGTTCGCGCTGCTGCAGACCTTCATGGAGCATCCCGGCAAGGTGCTCGACCGCAGCTGGCTGCTCAATGAGGTGTGGGGCTTCGATTTCCCGGCCACCGCCAATTCGCTGGAGGTCTACATCGGCTACCTGCGTCGCAAGACCGAGCAGGAGGGTGAGCCCAGGTTGATCCACACCGTGCGCGGTGTGGGCTATGTATTGCGTGAAACTGCACCGTGATCCGGCCCCTGCGGCGGGCAGTGCTGGGCAGGAACGGCGAACCCCGCACCCTGCAACAGCGCTTTGCGGCCATGACCGCGGCGGTGGTGGCGTTGGCCGTGGCCGTTGTGGGCATGATCGCCTATGTGTCCACAAGCCGCTCGTTGTACGGCCAGGTCGACGATGAGCTGGTGAGCCTCGCGGGCTACATGGTCACCCCCATCGCGTCGGACGTCACCGGCATGGGCGGGCTGAACAGCTCGTCGTTGCAGGCCGCGAATGTGAACATCGTGCTGGTGAAGTCCGACCGTTCCATCGTGCGCGTGCAGGGCGAGAAGGTGAGCATCCAGCCCGACGCCCCCGAGGTGGCGGTGGCGCGTATGAAGTTCGGCAAGTCGACGCGCACCGTGTCCCTGGGCCCCGACGGTCAGCGCTATCGGCTCGTCGCCGTGCCGATGGAGGCCAAGGACAACAGTTCCTATGCGCTGGTGTTGGCGCGTCCCCTCGAACCGCTGGTCGACACCCTCGACCAGTTGCGCGCCATCCTGTTGTGGCTGGGCATCGGCTTCACGATCATCGCCGCGGCGGTGGGCTACACGATCGGACGCCGGGTGATGCAGCCGCTGCGCCAGCTGTCGGACGCGGTGGCGCACGTGACCGAGACCGACGAACTGGTGCCGATCGGCTCGACGCGTGCCGACGAACTGGGCGACCTGTCACGGGCCTTCGACACGATGATGCATTCGCTGGCGTCCAGCCGGAACCGCCAGAAATACCTGATTGCCGACGCCAGCCATGAGCTGCGTACACCCCTGACGTCGATGCGCACGAACGTCGAGCTGCTGGTGGCCGACGAGAAGAGCGGCATGCTGCCCGAGGGTGCACGTGCCGAGATCCTGGGCGACGTGGCCGCCCAGCTGGGTGAGTTCACCTCGCTGGTGGGCGACCTGGTGCAGCTGAGCCGCGACGACGTGGTGCTGCCCAGCCCCGAGCCGCTGGACTTCGCCGAGGTGGTGGAGTCGGCGATCACCCGCGCCAAGCGACGCGGCAGCAGCCTCAACTTCGATGTCTCGCTGGAGCCGTTCTACGTGGTGGGCGAGCCCGACACCCTGGAACGCGCCGTGACGAACCTGCTCGACAATGCGGTGAAGTTCTCGCCGCGCGGCGGCACGGTGCATGTGCACCTGGCCGGCGACACGCTCACCGTGTCCGACGAGGGTCCCGGTATCGCCCAGGACGACCTGCCGCACATCTTCGACCGCTTCTACCGCTCGAACAAGGCCCGCAACACCCCCGGCACCGGGCTGGGCCTGTCCATCGTGGCGCACACGGTGAAGGCGCACGGCGGCTGGGTGCACGCCGACAATGCCCCCGGCGGCGGCGCCATGTTCACCGTGCGGCTTCCGGCGGCACCGCCGGAGGTCGTGGCCCAGATGGACCATTGAGTCCGGCTCGGCGGGCACGCCCGGGCGCTCAGCCGGTGGCCGCTGCCTGCGGCGCGGGCCGCGGGCGCAGCAGCGGCGACAGGGCCATGATGAGCACGGCGCTCAGGGGGATCACCAGTAGCGCCAGCCGCAGGCTCACGGCGTCGCCCAGCGCACCGATCACGATCGGGAACAGCACGAAGCCCACCCGCATCACCCAGGTGGTGATCGTCAGCCCGACGCCGGCGGGGACGCCCGGCAGGCCGTCGGCGGCGTTCATGGCGTTGGGAATCATGGTGGCGATACCCCAGCCCGAGGCGCCGAAGCCGATGAGCGCGGTGACCGGCGTCGGCACGGCAAGGGCGAGCGCCATGCCCGCCAGACAGACCACGGCACCCCAGATCACGGTCCTCACCAGGCCCAGCCGGTCAACGATCACGTCGCCGGTGAGGCGGCCCAGGGTTTCGAAGACCATCAGCGCCACGAAGCCGAGGCCGGCGACGAAGGGCGTGGCGGCGAACTGGTCGGTCATGTAGAGCGGCGACCAGGCGCTGCCACCCAGTTCGATGCCGCCGGCCAGCGCGCCGAGCAGGCCCAGGCCGACGAGCACGGCCAGGGTGCGCGGACGCAGCCAGGCGCGTCCGGTGGCAACCTCGGTGCCCGCGACCTGCTCGCGGTCCTCGCCGGGCAGCATCATGGCCCAGCTGGCCCCCACGCAGCACAGCAGCACGCCCACCGTCACATAGGTCTGGGTGGGCACGGCCATCGCGGCGCCGGCCGCGGCCGATCCGAGGAAGCCGCCGACCACCGCGCCGATGCACCACCAGCCGTGGAAGGAGTTGAAGATGGAGCGGCGGTAGAGGCGTTGCACCCGCAGGCCGTGGTAGTTCATCGAGGTGTCGGTGACCGCGTCGAAGGCACTCATCGCGAACATGGCGACGAACACCCACTCGATGCTTCCGGCGAGCGCCAGGATCACCAGCGCACCGCTGGAGGCGATCTGGGCGAGCGCGGCGACATTGCGTGAGCGGTAGCGACGCATCAGTGGGGCGGCCAGCCAGCCGAGCGCGATGCCGCCGATGGGCCCGATGCCCAGCGCCAGCCCCCACAGCGTGTTGCTGACATGCAGCCGCTCGATGATCTCGGGGTAGCGCGGCACCAGCGACGCGAAGGTGGCGCCGTTGACGAAGAAGATGAGCAGCACGCCGAGCCGGGCCAGGCGCAGCCGGGTGGGCACGCGCCCGGTCTTGTGGGCTGGCTTATCGGACGCCTTGCGCTCTGTCTCGGGGGACTCCATGCCCGACGCCATTACCGCCGCCAGCTGCGGCGCCGGTTGACCCCGACGCCGGGAACGTGGCTGGGCAGGGTGCGGCGGGCACCGCGTCGGGCGGCATGGGCCACCAGCGGGGTGACGAGCAGTTCCACCCGGTAGCGGTGGCCGGCATAGGGCGCGAGCGCCTCGTCGGCGAAGGCGTCGTCGCCCTTCTGCCCGGTGAGTGCCAGTGAGATCAGTGCGGGCGCGTGGTAGTCGCCGATGCTCCAGGCGTCGGGGTCGCCGTAGGCCCATTGCAGCACCTTGGCGGCGGTCCAGGGGCCGATGCCGGGCTGCGTCTGCAGCAGGCGGGAGCGCTCCGCACCGTCAGTGGCGCGCCCCAGGGCTCTCTCCAGGCTGGGGACGCGTCGCATCGCGCGCACCAGGGCGGCGGCTCGGCGTCCGTCGACGCCAGCGCGGGTGAACTCGAAGCTGGGAATGTGGGCCCACTGCTCGGCGGTGGGCGGCACCACCATGCCGTGGGCGGGGCCGTCGGGCGTGGCGGCGGGACCCGGGGCGGGAGTGGCGTACTTGGCGAGCAGTGAGCGCAGGCCCCCGAAGGCCTCGGGGCCGGTGACCTTCTGCTCGATCACGGCGGGGGCGAGGGCCTCGGTGAGGTTGTCGGTGGCGCCGATCCGCCACTGCGGGTGGTCGTGGTGGGCGCGGCGCAGGAGGTCGCAGTCGGCCGCCAGCGCGGCGAAGCCGCTCGGATCGTCCTGCTCACCGAGCAGCCGTGGCACCTGGTCGAGTGCCCAGTCGGCGCCCTCTCCCCAGGCGCGCGTGACGACGTCGGCGTGGTGGTCGAACAATTCCAGCAGCGCGGGGCCATCGGGCGTGCGGGTTGCGCGCCACCAGTGCTGCGCGCCGACGCGTCGGTGCGTCGGATCGGCCGGGCCCTTGGCCAGGCGACCCAGCGCCATGTCGAGGCGTCCGGCGGCACCCAGCACGGTGCGCTGTGCCGGTGACCCGGCGGCACCCGAGCGGGTTCCCGCAACGGGCTGTCCCTCGGCGTCCGGCGCGGGAGGGGACGTCGCCGATCGGCTGGTCGCACGGGGGGAAGAAGTCACGGCGACCAGCGTAGGCCGCCGGTGCCATGGGTCCGGAATCGCCGGTCCCGGGACGGTTGGATGTCCTGGGGACGCCGTGCCAGCGCCGGGATCCACGCTCCGTGCCAGGGCCGCGCTCCTCCACCCGCAACCGGTTTCAAAACCCCGCCCGCACCCGAAACCCCACTAGCTGGACACCTGTGCGGCGTCATTCCCGCACAACTGCCCACTTCACGACCAGGACGCCGCCCAACGGACGCTGCGGCCACACTCCCCCACCCGCGCCGGCATCCACACACCCGCAACCGGCTTCAACACCCACCCGCACCCGAAACCCCACTAGCTGGACACCTGTGCGGCGTCATTCCCGCACAACTGCCCACTTCACGACCAGGACGCCGCCCAACGGACGCTGCGGTCACACAACCAGCCCGGGCCACACTCCCCCACCAGCACCCGAAACCCCACTAGCTGGACACCTGTGCGGCGTCATTCCCGCACAACTGCCCACTCAGGGGCCGGATCGTGTCCGCGCCAACTCGTCCACACGGGCACCACCGGAAGATAGGGGCGGATAAAGCACCGACTACGGTGCTTTATCCGCCCCTATCTCCTCTAACCCGCACGACCCTCTGTCCCACATGACGCAGCGGGCGCCGGCACCTAGACCGTGATCACCCGCTCCACCTGATCGTGCAGCGTCGCCAGGTGCGCGGGGTCGAGCGACTTCTCGGTGATCACGACGTCCACCTCGGACAGGGGCAGGAACCTGTGCAGGGCATTGCGGCTGAACTTGGTGCGGTCAACCAGCAGGATGCGCTGGCGGGCGGCGCGCATGAGACGCCCCTTCACCGCGGCCATCGCCTCGTCGGGATGCGAGCAGACCCCACCGGTCACCGCGGTGGTGGACATGATGCACACATCGGGGCTGACCTGGTCGATCATCGCCTCGGTCATCGGGCCGGCATAGGCGTCGGCCCAGCGCAGGTAGCTGCCACCGAGGGTGATCAGCTCAAGCTCGGCGCTGTCCCGCACGGCATCGGCGATGAACCGGGCGTTCGTCACCACGGTGAGCGGCGCCAGCTCCCCCAGCCCCGGGAACAGGTGCCGGCAGGTGGTCGAATCGTCCATCGCAATCGTCGAACCGGGCGCCAACAACGGCAGGGCCGCGTCGGCGATGCGTTGCTTGGCGTCGAGCTCGGTGCCCATCCGCATCAGCGACGAGGCCTCGGCCATCGAGAACGGAGCGGCCGTGACGCGTCCGTGGGAGCGCTGGATCAGTCCGGAGGTCTCCAGCGCGGCGACGTCGCGGTAGACGGTCATCGGGGAGACGCCGAGCTCGTCGGCCAGCTCCTTCACCGCGATCGTGCCCTCGCGGGTCACCACCTGGAGCACGTCGTGGATCCGCACATCGCGCGATGTGGCCGGCTGTTGTTCCACGTGAAACCTCCTGCTTGTCGAGCGCCCCGCTTGTCAAACACCCTGCCTGTCAAACACCCCGCGTCGAGCGCCCCGCGGACGCCGGCCCGCCTACAGCGTCGGCTTGACGGGCAGGACGGCCCGCGCAACCTCCGTCATGGGGTCGGCACCGGCATCGTTGAGCAACCGGTTGACGGCCGCCAGCAGCGGCATGCGCTCGGCGAGTCCCCCGCCGATCTGCTCCACGAACCTTACGGCCAGTGCGGTGGCCGGCACGCCCTCGACCGTCTGCTCGAGGCGATCCATCTCGGCGAGCGCCTCCTGCGGCTGCTCGCCACGACCGAGGCGCACGCCGTAGACCTTGTTGCGTCCCGACAGGCCGGTCACCTCGAGGTCGCCGACGCCCGGCAGCCCGTAGGCGGTGGCCGGATCGGCCCCCAACTGGGCGCCCAGCAGCGACATCTCGGCGATCGCCTGGGCGAACGCCGCGGCCTTCAGGTTGTGGTGCGGCACCCCGGTCTTCTCCTCCAGGCCGTCCGCGACGCCCAGCGCGATGGCGTACACGTTCTTCATGGGTGCGCACACCTCGACGCCCGTCTCGTCATCGGTGTGGGCGATCGCATAGTTGGCCGTGGCGGCCTGCGCCGCGTAGCTGCGCGACACCTCGCCGTCACGGCAGCCGAAGATCGTCGCCGTCGGCAGCGCCTGGGCACACTCGTTGGCCTTCACCGGTCCGGCGATCGCCACCAGCGGCGGCAGGGTGACGCCCTTGGCGGCGGCGATCGAGCGGATGGCCTCGGGCAGCAGGCCGATGCGTCCGTCGTCTCCCTCGGAGAAGCCCTTGGACGTCATCCACAGCGCGTCGGCCTTCGCGATGCCGGGAAGCGCCAGCTCGGCCACCCGCGGCACGCCCACCGAGGCCACCGACATGACCACCACCTGGGCACCGTCGAGGGCCTGCTCGAGCTGCGCGGAGCGGAAGGTTGCCACGCCGGGGGCAAGCGGCACATTGGTGCGCGGGTGCGGCTTGCCGGCCTCCACGGCGTCGAGCAGGTGGTCGTCGAGCCAGGTGCCCCACAGGCGGACGTCCCAGCCGGCGTCGGCCAGCGGACGGCACAGGGCCGAGCCCATGGCTCCGGCTCCGAGAACGGTGATCGTGGGCATTGTTTCTCCTCTTGTTGGGGGTGATGACGGGTTGGGGACGCGGGGTGGCGGCGCTAGTCCTGCGACAGGGCCGCGAGCTCCTGGAAGGTCTCGCGCAGCGCCGGGTAGAGCCGGGCGTGCACCGCGGCGATCCGGCGATAGCGCTCATGGAGCTCCATGTCGGGGTGCACCGTCTCGCCGAAGCTGGCCATCGCCTTGGCGGAGCTGGCCACATCGGGTGAGCCATCGGCCAGGGGCTCGGCATGGGCGTTGATCGCCGCCATGGCGAGCACGGCGGCACCCAGCGCCGAGATCTCCTCTTCGAGGCAGACCGTGAGGGGCACTCCGGTGACATCGGCCATGATCTGGCGCCACACTCCCGAGCGGGCGCCGCCGCCCATGATGCGCAGCTGGGTGATCGGGGTGCCGGTGCCGTCGGCCAGCTCATCGAGGTTGCGGCGCATCTCGAAGCAGATGGACTCCAGCACCGAGCGGTACAGGTGCGCCCGGGTGTGCGTGCCCCGCCAACCGACGACGGCGCCGCGGGCCAGCGCGTCCCAGTAGGGCGATTGCACGGCGTTCCAGTACGGCAGGGTGACCAGGCCGTCGGCCCCGGGGGCGATTGCGGCGGCGGCCGCATTGTCGCGTTCCACGTCGGGATCGCCGGGGTGGTCGGGGTCGCCGAAGGTGTCGCGCACCCAGCCGGCCAGGTAGGAGCCCGATGACTGCAGCACCTCGAGCACGTAGTTTCCGGGGATGCCCGATACGTGGGTGCGGAACGCCGGGTTGTAGATGTAGGAGCCCGATTCGACGCCGGCGTTCACCGCGGTGCCCATGTTGAGGTAGCCGACGCCCGGGTCGACGGCGGCGGCGCCGATGCCCGCAGCCTGTCCGTCGCCGAGTCCGGCGATCACCGGGATGGGACGCGCCAGGCCCCATTCGGCGGCCAGTTCGGGGCGGATGTCGGCGATCGGTGAGGCGGGGGCCACCAGTTCGGGCATCTGGTCGCGTCGCACGCCGGCGATCTGCAGCAGCTCGTCGGACCAGTCGCGGCGCTGGATGTCGAACAGGCCCAGCGAATCGGCAGCGGCGGTGGATGAGGCCCAGCGTCCGGTGAGGTTGAACACGATGGCACCCAGCACATCGGTGACCTTGTCGGCACGGGCGAACCACTCGGGGTGGTGCTGCGTCACCCAGGCCATCTTGTAGATCGCGGGGGTGACGCCGGCCGGCTTGCCCGACAGCTCGTGCACGTGGGCGCTGCCGTGGCGTTCGATCTGCTCGGCGGCGCGCCCGTCGAGCCACAGGATGCCGTTGGCCAGGGGCGTGCCGTCGGCGCTGAAGGGGGCGAAGGATTCGCGCTGGTGGGTGATGCCGATGGCCGCCACCCGGTCACGGTCGGCCTGACTGAGCCCGCCCAGCACCTCGCCGATGGTCTCGTGGCTGGTGCGCCACCACAGCGCGGGGTCGTGCTCGTAATGGTCCATGGCGGGTGTCAGGAGTGGGATCGGACGCCGGGCCGTGGCCCACACGGTGCCGTTGGTGTCCACGACGATGGCCTTGGTGGAGGTGGTGGACGAATCGATGGCCACGACGAGTGGCCCCTGCTGGGTGCGCTGACGCTCGGACACGGTGTCCCCTCTCAGATCAACGTTGATCGAGTCGGCGATGAGTTTTGCCTCAAGCTACCCCAAATTGTGGTTACTTCACCAGCTTTTGTGTGAATTTGGGGGAATCGGGGGTGCCGAGAACTGGCGCGGCATGGGCCCATACATCGGCCCCCCAGAGCCCCGCGACTCGAACGTTCAACCTGACGTGGAGAGTTATCCACAGGGTTATCCCCACATGTGGATTACTTACACACCTGTAACTACAGCTGTGGATCACAGGCGGTGGAGCCTGTGGACAACTCCCCACGACGGGCGGGCGGACGCCTCATTTCGCGATCCCCACGCGTCATCGGCAACGGACCGGCGCCCGGGTGCACACAGGATGTGGAAACCGGATGTGCACACATGTGGAGGACGCTCGGGTCGGCACCGGGCAACGCACCGCCCGCTCAGGTGCCCGGCGACACCAGGATCCGATACTGCCGGGCCCAGGGCATCACGCGGGCCGGGTCGCGTCCGGACAGCACGCACGCCGCCAGGTAGCGCATCGGCGCATCGATCGCGGTGAAGAAGTGCCGGTAGCCGCGGCACAGGTAGTTGACCTTCGGCCCATCCGCAGGGCCCGCCATCGGGTCGGCTCCCTCCGAGCGGGGTCCCCTCGTGAGTCGGTCCTCACCCGTGAGTCGGTCTTCACCCGTGAGCTGTGCCTCCCCCATGAGCCGGGCCTCCCCCGCGAGCTGTGCCTCCCCCATAAGCCGGGCCTCACCCATCAACTGGGCCTCCCCCATCAGCCGGTTCTTGGGGCACTCGCCGTGGCAGGCGAACAGCACCGGGCACTCACGGCAGCGCGCCGGGAGGTCGGCCTTGGCGTCGCCGAAGGTGCGCTGCCGCGGGTCGGCAACCATGGCCGCCAGCGAATCGTCACCCACCCGGCCGAGGCGGTGCGCGGGGTCGACGAAGTGATCGCACGAGTAGACGCTGCCGTCGTGCTCCACCACCACCGCGTCACCACAGTGTTCCCGGAACATGCACGACGCCGGCTCATCGCCACACCATGCCGCCAGGGCCCACTCGACGTTCATGACGAACACCTGCCCCACGTCACGGTGCAACCACTGCGAGAAGACGT
The window above is part of the Propionibacterium freudenreichii subsp. freudenreichii genome. Proteins encoded here:
- a CDS encoding response regulator transcription factor — its product is MQILVVDDDQAVRDSLARSLHYSGYEVETAEDGLEALAKLSNLHPDAVAMDVMMPRLDGLETTKMLRANGNDVPILVLTARDAVGDRVDGLDAGADDYMVKPFSLEELLARLRALTRRSRPESQQANEVLSFADMTLDPQTREVTRGGRRISLTRTEFALLQTFMEHPGKVLDRSWLLNEVWGFDFPATANSLEVYIGYLRRKTEQEGEPRLIHTVRGVGYVLRETAP
- a CDS encoding sensor histidine kinase; its protein translation is MTAAVVALAVAVVGMIAYVSTSRSLYGQVDDELVSLAGYMVTPIASDVTGMGGLNSSSLQAANVNIVLVKSDRSIVRVQGEKVSIQPDAPEVAVARMKFGKSTRTVSLGPDGQRYRLVAVPMEAKDNSSYALVLARPLEPLVDTLDQLRAILLWLGIGFTIIAAAVGYTIGRRVMQPLRQLSDAVAHVTETDELVPIGSTRADELGDLSRAFDTMMHSLASSRNRQKYLIADASHELRTPLTSMRTNVELLVADEKSGMLPEGARAEILGDVAAQLGEFTSLVGDLVQLSRDDVVLPSPEPLDFAEVVESAITRAKRRGSSLNFDVSLEPFYVVGEPDTLERAVTNLLDNAVKFSPRGGTVHVHLAGDTLTVSDEGPGIAQDDLPHIFDRFYRSNKARNTPGTGLGLSIVAHTVKAHGGWVHADNAPGGGAMFTVRLPAAPPEVVAQMDH
- a CDS encoding MFS transporter, coding for MESPETERKASDKPAHKTGRVPTRLRLARLGVLLIFFVNGATFASLVPRYPEIIERLHVSNTLWGLALGIGPIGGIALGWLAAPLMRRYRSRNVAALAQIASSGALVILALAGSIEWVFVAMFAMSAFDAVTDTSMNYHGLRVQRLYRRSIFNSFHGWWCIGAVVGGFLGSAAAGAAMAVPTQTYVTVGVLLCCVGASWAMMLPGEDREQVAGTEVATGRAWLRPRTLAVLVGLGLLGALAGGIELGGSAWSPLYMTDQFAATPFVAGLGFVALMVFETLGRLTGDVIVDRLGLVRTVIWGAVVCLAGMALALAVPTPVTALIGFGASGWGIATMIPNAMNAADGLPGVPAGVGLTITTWVMRVGFVLFPIVIGALGDAVSLRLALLVIPLSAVLIMALSPLLRPRPAPQAAATG
- a CDS encoding DNA-3-methyladenine glycosylase family protein is translated as MTSSPRATSRSATSPPAPDAEGQPVAGTRSGAAGSPAQRTVLGAAGRLDMALGRLAKGPADPTHRRVGAQHWWRATRTPDGPALLELFDHHADVVTRAWGEGADWALDQVPRLLGEQDDPSGFAALAADCDLLRRAHHDHPQWRIGATDNLTEALAPAVIEQKVTGPEAFGGLRSLLAKYATPAPGPAATPDGPAHGMVVPPTAEQWAHIPSFEFTRAGVDGRRAAALVRAMRRVPSLERALGRATDGAERSRLLQTQPGIGPWTAAKVLQWAYGDPDAWSIGDYHAPALISLALTGQKGDDAFADEALAPYAGHRYRVELLVTPLVAHAARRGARRTLPSHVPGVGVNRRRSWRR
- a CDS encoding DeoR/GlpR family DNA-binding transcription regulator, producing MEQQPATSRDVRIHDVLQVVTREGTIAVKELADELGVSPMTVYRDVAALETSGLIQRSHGRVTAAPFSMAEASSLMRMGTELDAKQRIADAALPLLAPGSTIAMDDSTTCRHLFPGLGELAPLTVVTNARFIADAVRDSAELELITLGGSYLRWADAYAGPMTEAMIDQVSPDVCIMSTTAVTGGVCSHPDEAMAAVKGRLMRAARQRILLVDRTKFSRNALHRFLPLSEVDVVITEKSLDPAHLATLHDQVERVITV
- a CDS encoding NAD(P)H-dependent glycerol-3-phosphate dehydrogenase; this encodes MPTITVLGAGAMGSALCRPLADAGWDVRLWGTWLDDHLLDAVEAGKPHPRTNVPLAPGVATFRSAQLEQALDGAQVVVMSVASVGVPRVAELALPGIAKADALWMTSKGFSEGDDGRIGLLPEAIRSIAAAKGVTLPPLVAIAGPVKANECAQALPTATIFGCRDGEVSRSYAAQAATANYAIAHTDDETGVEVCAPMKNVYAIALGVADGLEEKTGVPHHNLKAAAFAQAIAEMSLLGAQLGADPATAYGLPGVGDLEVTGLSGRNKVYGVRLGRGEQPQEALAEMDRLEQTVEGVPATALAVRFVEQIGGGLAERMPLLAAVNRLLNDAGADPMTEVARAVLPVKPTL
- a CDS encoding xylulokinase; this encodes MSERQRTQQGPLVVAIDSSTTSTKAIVVDTNGTVWATARRPIPLLTPAMDHYEHDPALWWRTSHETIGEVLGGLSQADRDRVAAIGITHQRESFAPFSADGTPLANGILWLDGRAAEQIERHGSAHVHELSGKPAGVTPAIYKMAWVTQHHPEWFARADKVTDVLGAIVFNLTGRWASSTAAADSLGLFDIQRRDWSDELLQIAGVRRDQMPELVAPASPIADIRPELAAEWGLARPIPVIAGLGDGQAAGIGAAAVDPGVGYLNMGTAVNAGVESGSYIYNPAFRTHVSGIPGNYVLEVLQSSGSYLAGWVRDTFGDPDHPGDPDVERDNAAAAAIAPGADGLVTLPYWNAVQSPYWDALARGAVVGWRGTHTRAHLYRSVLESICFEMRRNLDELADGTGTPITQLRIMGGGARSGVWRQIMADVTGVPLTVCLEEEISALGAAVLAMAAINAHAEPLADGSPDVASSAKAMASFGETVHPDMELHERYRRIAAVHARLYPALRETFQELAALSQD
- a CDS encoding anaerobic sulfatase maturase; translated protein: MAKPAGPTCNMECTYCFYLDKQALFPRSSLRMTPEVVRAVLQDAIDASPDTAIQFCWQGGEPTLRGLDFYREAFAVARRIVPPGCHFAWSMQTNGVLIDERWAEFLARHDVLVGLSIDGPRDVHDRWRVDRGGRGTWAKVMRAARLLHEHGVRFNTFTTVHPANQHRGAEVYRFLRDEVGSDFHQYIPIVVPDPARPGHVVRGLSVDPGAWGEFQVDVFSQWLHRDVGQVFVMNVEWALAAWCGDEPASCMFREHCGDAVVVEHDGSVYSCDHFVDPAHRLGRVGDDSLAAMVADPRQRTFGDAKADLPARCRECPVLFACHGECPKNRLMGEAQLMGEARLMGEAQLAGEARLMGEAQLTGEDRLTGEDRLTRGPRSEGADPMAGPADGPKVNYLCRGYRHFFTAIDAPMRYLAACVLSGRDPARVMPWARQYRILVSPGT